Proteins encoded in a region of the Flavobacteriales bacterium genome:
- a CDS encoding 2-oxoacid:acceptor oxidoreductase subunit alpha, which translates to MERKDKITILFAGDSGDGIQLTGSQFTNTAAIFGNDIGTLPNFPAEIRAPQGTVGGVSGFQLNFGSIEIFTPGDDCDVLVAMNAAALKANIAQLKDGGVLIANTNGFDSKNLRLANYEENPLEDSSLNSFQVSKIDVTKMTKLCLEESGLGNKVIERCKNMFVLGFVYWIFNRSMNDTISFLQQKFSAKEDIANANIKVLKAGYHFGETSETFTTQYEVAPSKMEPGEYRSIMGNQATALGLIAASKKTGLNLFYGSYPITPASDILHELAKHKNFGVKTFQAEDEIAAVCAAVGASFGGSLGVTASSGPGISLKSEGLGLAVMLEIPLVVINVQRGGPSTGLPTKTEQSDLMQAMYGRNGESPLPIVSASTPSDSFYAIMEACRIAIEHMTPVIFLSDGYIGNGSKPWKFPQEDELPSITPPFAKEGKGADYMPYKRDEKLVREWAIPGMKGFEHRVGGLEKEHITGNISYDSENHQLMTDLRKGKVERIAQSLPELKLESGPESGDLLVIGWGSTHGVIQNALRDYNHKVAHVHLRHINPLPKELGIIISKYKRVLIPEMNTGQLIKLIRGKYFIPSFGLNKVQGSPFTSLEITNKMDELLVL; encoded by the coding sequence TTGGAAAGAAAAGATAAAATTACCATTCTGTTTGCCGGTGATTCTGGTGATGGTATTCAACTTACAGGAAGTCAGTTTACTAACACTGCTGCGATTTTCGGAAATGATATAGGTACACTTCCTAACTTCCCTGCAGAAATCCGCGCACCACAAGGCACGGTTGGAGGAGTATCGGGGTTTCAGCTAAATTTTGGAAGTATAGAAATATTTACGCCTGGAGACGATTGTGATGTTCTTGTTGCAATGAATGCGGCAGCTTTAAAAGCCAATATTGCGCAATTAAAGGATGGAGGTGTTCTAATTGCCAATACCAATGGTTTTGATAGTAAAAATCTAAGACTTGCTAATTATGAAGAAAATCCATTAGAAGATTCTTCTTTAAACAGTTTTCAGGTGAGTAAAATAGATGTTACTAAAATGACTAAACTTTGCTTAGAAGAGAGCGGCTTGGGTAATAAGGTAATTGAGCGTTGCAAGAATATGTTTGTTCTTGGATTCGTCTATTGGATTTTTAATCGCTCAATGAATGATACGATATCGTTTTTGCAGCAAAAGTTTAGTGCGAAGGAGGATATAGCTAATGCGAATATCAAAGTTCTAAAGGCAGGTTATCACTTCGGAGAGACAAGCGAAACATTTACTACTCAGTATGAAGTTGCCCCTTCTAAAATGGAGCCAGGTGAATATCGTAGTATAATGGGTAATCAGGCAACAGCATTGGGATTAATAGCAGCCTCGAAAAAGACTGGACTAAATTTGTTCTACGGATCCTATCCAATTACTCCAGCATCGGATATACTCCATGAGCTCGCAAAGCATAAAAACTTTGGTGTTAAGACATTCCAAGCGGAGGATGAAATTGCGGCTGTTTGCGCTGCAGTGGGAGCATCTTTTGGAGGTTCTCTGGGTGTAACGGCTTCTTCTGGACCGGGTATCTCTTTAAAGAGTGAAGGATTGGGATTGGCGGTAATGTTAGAAATACCATTGGTTGTAATTAATGTGCAACGTGGTGGACCATCCACAGGTTTGCCTACAAAAACCGAGCAGTCGGATTTAATGCAAGCAATGTATGGACGGAATGGTGAGTCTCCATTACCAATTGTTTCTGCAAGCACCCCATCGGATAGCTTTTATGCTATTATGGAAGCGTGTAGGATTGCTATTGAGCATATGACACCAGTTATATTTTTATCCGATGGGTATATCGGAAATGGTTCTAAACCATGGAAGTTTCCACAAGAGGATGAACTCCCAAGTATAACTCCACCTTTCGCCAAAGAGGGGAAGGGTGCAGATTATATGCCTTATAAACGAGATGAGAAGCTTGTTAGAGAGTGGGCGATACCTGGTATGAAAGGTTTTGAACATAGAGTAGGTGGTTTGGAAAAGGAACATATTACGGGTAATATTTCCTATGATTCAGAGAATCATCAATTGATGACAGATCTACGAAAAGGCAAGGTGGAGAGAATTGCACAATCGTTGCCGGAATTAAAATTAGAAAGTGGACCAGAAAGTGGAGACCTATTGGTTATAGGATGGGGGTCAACACATGGAGTTATCCAAAATGCCCTACGCGATTACAACCACAAAGTGGCTCATGTACACCTACGACATATAAATCCTTTACCTAAAGAATTAGGGATTATAATAAGTAAGTACAAGAGAGTGTTAATCCCAGAGATGAATACTGGTCAGCTTATTAAATTAATTCGAGGTAAATATTTTATCCCTTCTTTTGGATTAAATAAAGTACAGGGCTCGCCTTTTACATCTTTGGAGATTACGAATAAAATGGACGAACTTTTAGTATTGTAA
- a CDS encoding 2-oxoacid:ferredoxin oxidoreductase subunit beta — protein MNNEKNIPETLLTIKDFTVESDIRWCPGCGDYSILRQVQTIMPELGVPREDIVFISGIGCSSRFPYYINTFGMHSIHGRAPAIASGLKATRKELSVWIITGDGDSMSIGGNHLIHALRRNFDVNILLFNNEIYGLTKGQYSPLSPEGRKTKSSPMGSIDHPFNPLALAQGADASFIARSIDMSPKHMRDILLQSHQHKGTSLLEIYQNCNIFNDGAFSQYTENKLVNDSVIFVEDGKPMVFGEGDKKGIRLDGLNPVVVDLEADNYSIDDLWVHDKSNRIMSTMLTRIFNNAENKGNLPLPFGVLYAESRPTYEVSMSEQIEQAIREKGKGDLNDLLRGENTWVVD, from the coding sequence ATGAATAACGAGAAAAACATACCTGAAACACTACTAACGATTAAGGATTTTACTGTTGAAAGTGACATCAGATGGTGTCCTGGGTGTGGGGATTACTCAATCTTAAGACAAGTTCAAACGATTATGCCAGAACTTGGAGTTCCGAGAGAAGACATCGTTTTTATATCTGGAATCGGATGTTCTTCTCGATTCCCTTATTACATAAATACATTTGGTATGCACAGTATCCACGGACGTGCCCCCGCAATAGCAAGTGGATTAAAAGCTACCAGAAAGGAGTTGAGCGTTTGGATAATCACTGGTGATGGAGATAGTATGTCGATAGGAGGAAATCATTTGATTCACGCATTAAGAAGAAACTTTGATGTGAATATTCTTCTATTTAATAATGAGATCTATGGGTTAACAAAAGGTCAATATTCACCACTTTCACCCGAAGGAAGAAAAACCAAATCGAGCCCGATGGGTTCAATCGACCATCCTTTTAATCCGTTGGCTTTAGCCCAAGGAGCAGATGCAAGTTTTATTGCTAGATCCATTGATATGTCACCGAAACACATGCGAGACATATTATTGCAAAGTCATCAACATAAAGGCACTTCTCTGCTAGAGATTTATCAAAACTGCAACATTTTTAATGATGGCGCCTTTAGTCAGTATACCGAAAACAAACTTGTTAATGATTCTGTAATCTTTGTTGAAGATGGCAAACCCATGGTGTTTGGGGAGGGAGATAAAAAGGGAATTAGGCTAGATGGATTAAACCCAGTTGTAGTGGATTTGGAGGCGGATAATTATTCTATTGATGATCTTTGGGTACATGACAAGAGTAACCGAATCATGTCGACTATGCTTACCCGGATTTTTAATAATGCCGAGAATAAAGGAAATCTACCTTTACCTTTCGGGGTTTTATATGCGGAAAGTAGACCAACATATGAGGTGAGCATGTCCGAGCAAATAGAACAAGCAATTAGGGAAAAAGGGAAAGGTGATTTGAACGATCTTCTTCGAGGTGAAAATACTTGGGTAGTAGACTAA
- a CDS encoding CPBP family intramembrane metalloprotease: MLQDFNIEVGTTGAHIAIFVSIIIIVANYLFNRFKGILIGNTDGIKSFLVQKFSGVLLLGVIPFYYLYDRDDSLPFYMFVAPDNLQSVFNYCLLVGIVFIGISSVVSVKEENCIVYPQIRDKEWTLATAAASFVGWVSYLFAYEFLFRGYLLMSCVKELDLMGSIFINAGLYALAHFDKGRKEIVGSFVVGIVLCIITIKTGSIWVSIFSHITIALSNEYFSFKANPETSFSFFKSKG, from the coding sequence ATGCTCCAGGATTTTAATATTGAAGTTGGTACAACAGGAGCACACATTGCCATTTTTGTATCGATAATTATCATTGTAGCCAATTATCTATTCAATAGGTTCAAAGGGATATTGATAGGGAATACAGACGGAATTAAGTCATTTCTTGTGCAAAAATTCTCCGGTGTTTTACTTCTAGGGGTTATTCCTTTCTACTATTTGTATGATAGAGACGATAGCTTGCCATTTTATATGTTCGTGGCTCCCGATAATTTGCAATCGGTTTTCAACTACTGTTTATTGGTTGGGATTGTTTTTATAGGAATTTCCTCGGTAGTCTCAGTGAAGGAAGAGAACTGTATAGTATATCCTCAAATTAGGGATAAGGAATGGACTCTAGCTACTGCAGCTGCTAGTTTCGTTGGCTGGGTCTCTTATCTATTCGCCTATGAATTTCTCTTTCGAGGTTATTTATTAATGTCGTGTGTCAAGGAATTAGATCTAATGGGATCAATCTTTATTAATGCAGGACTATATGCGCTCGCTCACTTTGATAAAGGCCGTAAAGAAATAGTAGGTTCATTTGTGGTAGGTATCGTGTTATGTATTATTACTATAAAAACAGGCTCTATATGGGTCTCAATATTTTCCCATATTACTATTGCTTTATCAAACGAGTATTTCTCATTCAAAGCAAATCCCGAAACAAGTTTCTCCTTCTTTAAATCAAAAGGTTGA